One genomic segment of Streptosporangium album includes these proteins:
- a CDS encoding VOC family protein: protein MASSFNLIGLVVADMSKSLTFYRRLGLDIPPAADNEPHVEVSLPGGLRLAWDSTETIRSFDPEWAPPHGSARISLAFACDEPAEVDRIYTDLVQAGYEGHRSPWDAVWGQRYALVRDPDGNGVDLFAPLPAAPTAP from the coding sequence ATGGCATCTTCATTCAACCTGATCGGCCTCGTCGTGGCCGACATGAGCAAGTCGTTGACCTTCTACCGCCGTCTCGGGCTGGACATCCCCCCGGCGGCGGACAACGAGCCGCATGTCGAAGTGTCCCTTCCCGGTGGGCTGCGGCTCGCCTGGGACAGCACCGAAACCATCCGCTCCTTCGACCCGGAATGGGCTCCGCCCCACGGGAGTGCTCGGATCAGCCTGGCGTTCGCCTGCGACGAGCCAGCCGAGGTGGACCGGATCTATACCGACCTCGTCCAGGCCGGCTACGAGGGGCACAGGTCCCCCTGGGACGCGGTCTGGGGGCAGCGTTACGCCCTGGTGCGCGACCCGGACGGCAACGGCGTCGACCTGTTCGCGCCGCTACCGGCGGCACCAACCGCCCCCTGA
- a CDS encoding DUF4180 domain-containing protein, with translation MPPAIDVTAFFQLRARIAGDVVQKFVTYQLRLVIMDDISRHMAESSALRDFVSETNRGDHVWFLSSVEELGDRLIQRHGA, from the coding sequence TTGCCTCCGGCGATTGACGTCACCGCCTTCTTCCAGCTCCGCGCCCGCATCGCCGGTGACGTCGTGCAGAAGTTCGTGACGTACCAGCTGCGCCTGGTGATCATGGATGATATATCCCGACATATGGCGGAAAGTTCAGCCTTGCGGGACTTCGTATCCGAGACGAACAGGGGCGATCACGTCTGGTTCCTGTCCAGCGTGGAGGAGCTCGGCGATCGCCTGATCCAGCGTCACGGCGCCTGA
- a CDS encoding NAD(P)H-binding protein yields MIVVSAASGTLGRLVIDRLLTRVPAGDVAAAVRVPGAAADLRARGVQVRHGDYDDPASLREAFDDARRLLLISSPELDPARRVSHHQAAVDAARIAGVGAIAYTSFLGAGTDGTGATEKAILDTGLPYTMLRHPYYSEAFLNPGLRAAVASGELTDATGGRGLNTASRADLAEAAANVLTGEGHLGRGYDFTGALWTYPQLARTLTEVCGTPVTYRETPDEASGALRWLNGQVRAGALEAQTTDLQRVLRRPATTLHQAVTAALRMLSE; encoded by the coding sequence ATGATCGTTGTTTCCGCCGCTTCCGGCACGCTCGGCCGCCTGGTCATCGACCGGCTGCTGACCCGGGTGCCCGCCGGTGACGTCGCCGCCGCAGTGCGCGTCCCCGGCGCCGCCGCCGACCTGAGGGCCCGCGGCGTCCAGGTGCGCCACGGCGACTACGACGACCCGGCGAGCCTGCGAGAGGCCTTCGACGACGCCAGGCGGCTACTGCTGATCTCCTCCCCCGAGCTGGACCCCGCCCGCCGCGTCTCCCACCATCAGGCCGCCGTCGACGCGGCCCGGATCGCCGGCGTCGGCGCCATCGCCTACACCAGCTTCCTGGGCGCCGGCACCGATGGCACGGGCGCCACCGAGAAGGCCATCCTCGACACCGGCCTGCCGTACACGATGCTGCGCCACCCCTACTACAGCGAGGCGTTCCTCAATCCGGGCCTGCGAGCCGCCGTCGCCTCCGGCGAGCTGACCGACGCCACCGGCGGGCGCGGTCTCAACACCGCGTCACGGGCCGACCTGGCCGAGGCCGCCGCGAACGTGCTGACCGGCGAGGGACACCTGGGCCGCGGCTACGACTTCACCGGCGCACTGTGGACCTACCCGCAGCTCGCCCGGACCCTCACCGAGGTCTGCGGCACCCCGGTGACCTACCGCGAGACACCCGACGAGGCGAGCGGCGCCCTGCGCTGGCTCAACGGTCAGGTCCGCGCCGGTGCGCTGGAGGCCCAGACCACCGACCTGCAGCGAGTGCTCCGCCGTCCCGCCACCACCCTGCACCAGGCCGTCACCGCCGCCCTCCGAATGCTTTCCGAATAA
- a CDS encoding nitroreductase family protein — translation MTLDLPPDELLSTTRAVRRRLDLTRPVPRELIEECVGLATQAPTGRNRQRWHFLVVTDQARRLAVADIFRRALATGGGRPPNGRDLHRMYAHPGSMERISQGLQHLYDNIHRVPAFVIPAVEGRTDRASVLDQSMTWGSILPAVWNFMLAARARGLGTVWTTAQGPLERELATVLGVPYEEVMLAAFIPLAFTIGTDFKPAHRIPREEVLHWERW, via the coding sequence ATGACCCTGGACCTGCCCCCCGACGAACTGCTGTCCACCACACGCGCGGTGCGCAGGCGTCTCGACCTCACCCGCCCCGTCCCGCGCGAGCTCATCGAAGAGTGCGTGGGCCTGGCGACCCAGGCACCGACCGGCCGCAACCGGCAGCGCTGGCACTTCCTGGTCGTCACCGACCAGGCCCGGCGACTGGCCGTGGCCGACATCTTCCGCCGCGCACTGGCCACCGGCGGTGGACGGCCGCCGAACGGGCGCGACCTGCACCGCATGTACGCCCACCCCGGCTCCATGGAACGGATCTCCCAGGGCCTGCAGCACCTCTACGACAACATCCACCGCGTCCCCGCGTTCGTCATCCCCGCAGTGGAGGGTCGCACCGACCGGGCATCCGTGCTCGACCAGTCCATGACCTGGGGATCGATCCTGCCTGCGGTGTGGAACTTCATGCTCGCCGCCCGCGCCCGTGGGCTGGGCACCGTCTGGACGACGGCACAGGGCCCGCTGGAACGCGAACTGGCCACGGTGTTGGGCGTGCCGTACGAGGAGGTCATGCTCGCCGCGTTCATCCCCCTGGCCTTCACCATCGGGACCGACTTCAAGCCCGCCCACCGGATCCCCCGCGAGGAGGTCCTGCACTGGGAGAGGTGGTAG
- a CDS encoding MarR family winged helix-turn-helix transcriptional regulator, translating to MSSRTVDRAKPTYFPQLAAERLDIALCRASASVARAADAHVGGHGLGIGQHLVLKMLAAVGPCSQQTLSEELRIDRSVMVGVCDDLERAGYARRERNPRDRRSYAVTVTDSGRQRLLEAEASVPGFLDDTFQNLTHEERDQLAGLLGRLLGLGL from the coding sequence ATGTCGTCCAGGACCGTCGACCGTGCCAAGCCGACCTATTTTCCGCAGCTTGCGGCCGAACGGCTGGACATCGCGTTGTGCCGGGCTTCGGCTTCCGTCGCGCGCGCCGCCGACGCCCACGTCGGCGGACACGGGCTCGGTATCGGCCAGCATCTGGTGCTGAAAATGCTCGCCGCCGTCGGCCCCTGCTCCCAGCAGACGCTCAGCGAGGAATTGCGCATTGATCGCAGCGTCATGGTCGGCGTCTGTGACGATCTGGAACGGGCGGGCTACGCACGCCGGGAACGCAATCCTCGTGACAGGCGCTCCTACGCCGTCACCGTCACCGACTCCGGCCGCCAACGGCTCCTTGAGGCTGAGGCGTCAGTCCCGGGATTCCTCGACGACACCTTCCAGAACCTCACCCACGAGGAGCGTGACCAACTCGCGGGGCTCCTCGGCAGACTTCTGGGCCTCGGTCTCTGA